The following are from one region of the Methanomassiliicoccales archaeon genome:
- the tsaA gene encoding tRNA (N6-threonylcarbamoyladenosine(37)-N6)-methyltransferase TrmO: MLNIEPIGYVRNDIESSMDFTDVVSEIVIEEDLVEGLYRIEESKEIDVIFWFDRSRPARMKLHPKGNPSDPLVGVFASRSPDRPNPIGVTRVQLIAIMGNILTVKGLDAFNGTPVIDIKPADRGPR; the protein is encoded by the coding sequence ATGTTGAACATCGAACCTATCGGATACGTGCGCAACGACATCGAGTCCAGCATGGACTTCACCGATGTCGTTTCAGAGATAGTCATAGAAGAGGATCTGGTCGAAGGGCTTTACCGCATTGAGGAGTCGAAGGAGATCGACGTGATCTTCTGGTTCGACCGGAGCAGGCCAGCACGGATGAAGCTCCACCCCAAAGGCAATCCTAGTGATCCTCTGGTCGGGGTGTTCGCCTCGCGCAGCCCGGACCGCCCGAACCCGATCGGCGTGACCAGGGTGCAATTGATCGCGATCATGGGCAACATCCTCACCGTCAAAGGCCTGGACGCGTTCAACGGGACGCCCGTCATCGACATCAAGCCGGCCGATCGAGGTCCGCGATAG
- a CDS encoding phenylalanine--tRNA ligase subunit alpha, whose protein sequence is MNAKEILEGLSYQEKRVLLTLNQLNGNASPERIFEAGQFEQLVEVMNASSWLQAKGLVTVKESARKCYSLKAKDINAVGLPERRALNYLATVNGSASLKELEANITPEVSSLAVGWLKRKGLANIDKSSGQPTITLTEQGRKHVNGDMADETFLKILVERDLFEDEADKNIIAQLKSRQDIISEKLIISRELIMAEAGREVISLGIELTQEVAQLTPEMIQSGKWREVQFRKYDIRTFASAVYPAKKHPLTRIADEVRRIFIEMGFTEIDDEYVQPAFWNMDALFTPQDHPARDLQDTFYLKNPARLDLDEEMVVEKVKQMHENGGDTGSLGWRYKWSRNEAERALLRTHTTVNSVRYLAKHPEPPAKLFSISRIFRNESIDMTHLPEFVQIEGIIMEEDASFDMLVAVLKDFYHRMGFDTVRVRPGPFPYTEPSLEVDIYYNGTWMELGGAGVFRPEVTAPLGIHHPVLAWGLGFERLAMLRYGLKDIRELYATDMDTLRQSPII, encoded by the coding sequence ATGAACGCCAAGGAGATCCTCGAAGGCCTGAGCTACCAGGAGAAGCGGGTGCTGCTCACGCTGAACCAGCTGAACGGCAATGCGTCGCCGGAAAGGATCTTCGAGGCCGGTCAGTTCGAGCAGCTGGTAGAGGTCATGAACGCCTCGTCCTGGCTCCAGGCCAAGGGTCTGGTGACGGTCAAGGAGAGCGCCAGGAAATGCTATTCGCTGAAGGCGAAGGACATCAACGCCGTCGGACTGCCGGAACGCCGCGCGCTGAACTATCTAGCCACGGTGAACGGGTCCGCCTCCTTGAAGGAGCTGGAGGCCAACATAACGCCTGAGGTTTCCTCACTGGCGGTGGGATGGCTGAAACGAAAGGGCCTGGCCAACATCGACAAGTCGTCGGGCCAGCCGACCATCACATTGACGGAGCAGGGAAGGAAGCACGTCAACGGCGATATGGCTGACGAGACCTTCCTGAAGATACTAGTGGAACGGGACCTCTTCGAAGATGAGGCGGACAAGAACATCATCGCCCAGCTCAAGTCCCGCCAGGACATCATCTCTGAAAAGCTGATCATCTCCCGGGAGCTGATCATGGCAGAAGCGGGCAGGGAGGTCATTTCGCTGGGGATCGAGCTCACCCAGGAGGTCGCCCAGCTCACCCCGGAGATGATCCAGTCTGGCAAATGGAGGGAGGTCCAGTTCCGGAAGTACGACATACGCACGTTCGCCTCGGCCGTCTACCCGGCCAAGAAGCACCCGCTGACGCGCATTGCCGACGAGGTGCGCCGGATCTTCATCGAGATGGGCTTCACCGAGATCGATGATGAGTACGTTCAGCCGGCCTTCTGGAACATGGACGCGCTGTTCACGCCGCAGGACCACCCGGCCCGCGACCTGCAGGACACTTTCTACCTGAAGAACCCGGCCAGGCTGGACCTGGACGAGGAGATGGTGGTCGAGAAGGTCAAGCAGATGCATGAGAACGGCGGGGACACCGGTTCTCTCGGATGGCGCTACAAGTGGTCCCGGAACGAGGCGGAGAGGGCACTGCTGAGGACGCACACCACCGTCAACTCGGTCCGGTACCTGGCAAAGCATCCGGAACCGCCGGCCAAGCTGTTCTCGATCAGCCGCATATTCCGCAACGAATCGATCGACATGACCCATCTGCCCGAGTTCGTGCAGATCGAAGGCATCATCATGGAGGAGGATGCCAGCTTCGACATGCTGGTGGCCGTGCTGAAGGATTTCTATCACCGGATGGGATTCGATACCGTCCGTGTCCGACCGGGGCCGTTCCCGTACACAGAGCCGTCGCTCGAGGTCGACATCTACTATAACGGGACCTGGATGGAGCTCGGCGGGGCCGGGGTCTTCCGCCCTGAGGTCACCGCCCCTCTCGGCATACACCACCCCGTTCTGGCCTGGGGTTTGGGATTCGAGCGTTTGGCGATGCTGCGCTATGGTCTGAAGGATATCAGGGAACTGTACGCTACTGACATGGACACGCTGAGGCAGAGCCCGATCATTTGA
- a CDS encoding tetratricopeptide repeat protein — translation MPSPVTIGERIILHLAQYSKFKDDFDAPVDVSQDGIAEALRISRAHAAIELKKLKESALVDERIAHIRRGSTKRKVYYLNKPGEDKANSLRAYADREGIQIKPLLDLKKCQGPELWESLDPSFRPLLAQACVFRAPFKRSALPTITISLLPEDKSGMVDIPEALRNSIPGLASRPELRQYHSFAADYWLKEGNNRERLYHLVHSGRVKEAEMMVASKGPELLANPDKDLYDLLSAITAPAERYASRVYFAQGEAARGSLQFDKALASADRLMSMTNEADRRVGMCLKARTLMDRGDLEESIASYLSARSIAPLTDTQLECDYAEALTRLRRFEEARQCLEKMMASGLKGMDPESLELVYYQLGSVLFRSGNGHEAIRYLSKALGLARPGDKSRIYRCMSEAYLSIGMEEKSVEYGKKARLK, via the coding sequence ATGCCGAGCCCTGTCACCATCGGCGAGAGGATAATCCTCCATCTTGCTCAGTACTCAAAATTCAAGGACGACTTCGATGCGCCCGTAGACGTAAGCCAGGACGGCATCGCCGAAGCCCTGCGCATCTCGAGGGCGCACGCCGCCATCGAACTGAAGAAACTGAAGGAATCGGCCCTCGTGGACGAAAGGATAGCCCACATCCGCCGGGGCAGCACCAAGAGGAAGGTATACTATCTCAACAAGCCCGGCGAGGACAAGGCGAACAGCCTGAGAGCCTATGCAGACAGGGAGGGCATACAGATCAAGCCCCTTCTGGACCTGAAAAAGTGCCAAGGCCCCGAACTATGGGAGTCCCTGGACCCCAGCTTCCGTCCATTGCTTGCCCAGGCCTGCGTGTTCAGAGCGCCTTTCAAACGATCGGCCCTGCCCACGATCACCATATCCTTATTGCCAGAGGATAAGAGCGGCATGGTGGACATCCCGGAAGCGCTTCGGAACTCGATACCCGGATTGGCTTCGAGACCGGAGCTTAGGCAATACCACAGCTTTGCCGCCGACTATTGGCTGAAGGAAGGTAACAACCGGGAAAGGCTTTATCACTTGGTCCATTCCGGCCGGGTCAAGGAAGCGGAAATGATGGTGGCCTCGAAGGGACCGGAATTGCTGGCCAACCCGGATAAGGACCTGTACGATCTGCTTTCCGCCATAACGGCTCCGGCGGAACGGTACGCCTCCCGGGTCTATTTCGCCCAGGGTGAGGCGGCGCGTGGGTCGTTGCAGTTCGACAAGGCGCTGGCCTCGGCGGATAGACTCATGAGCATGACGAACGAGGCCGACAGAAGGGTGGGCATGTGCCTCAAGGCCCGGACGCTCATGGACCGAGGTGACCTGGAGGAGAGCATAGCCTCATACCTGTCGGCAAGGTCGATCGCTCCTCTGACGGACACGCAACTGGAATGCGATTACGCCGAGGCGCTGACCAGGCTGAGGAGGTTCGAGGAGGCCCGGCAGTGTCTGGAGAAGATGATGGCCAGCGGCCTCAAGGGAATGGACCCGGAGAGCCTGGAACTGGTATATTACCAACTGGGAAGCGTTCTGTTCCGATCGGGAAACGGCCACGAGGCGATCCGCTACCTGAGCAAGGCGTTGGGATTGGCCAGACCGGGGGACAAGAGCCGCATCTACCGGTGCATGTCCGAGGCATACCTGTCCATCGGGATGGAAGAGAAGTCCGTCGAGTATGGCAAGAAGGCCAGGCTCAAATGA
- a CDS encoding D-aminoacyl-tRNA deacylase, producing MEDVASVNIRDRLLEKGDFEVRGEYEGSLVKCIGDTAMITIRDKHLFADDIDQHFTDRLGVKVDEVVFLSKHRSESKIPTLTVHPIGNYGNAEFGGKKGTLVRSAPRLMTSLLRGLKVNAVDLPFQVSFETTHHGPMLKKPTLFIEIGSDKTNWENQRAAQVIAKTLLEVDVQEHPIAIGIGGGHYAPRFTEIALSKKISFGHLFPNYAMEGMTEEKFKETVVAAANASSATLAYIHKKSMPKAKANHIKEIAESCGLKVVESADLEDL from the coding sequence TTGGAAGACGTTGCAAGCGTAAACATAAGGGACAGGCTGCTCGAGAAAGGTGATTTCGAGGTCAGGGGAGAGTATGAGGGAAGCCTCGTCAAGTGCATAGGCGATACCGCGATGATCACCATCAGGGACAAACATCTCTTCGCGGACGACATAGACCAGCACTTCACCGACAGGCTGGGCGTCAAGGTCGACGAGGTCGTTTTCCTGTCCAAGCACCGTTCTGAGTCCAAGATACCCACGCTCACGGTTCATCCGATAGGCAACTACGGCAATGCCGAGTTCGGTGGCAAGAAGGGCACTTTGGTCCGCTCCGCCCCGCGCCTTATGACATCGCTTCTGCGCGGCCTAAAGGTCAACGCTGTTGACCTGCCTTTCCAGGTCTCTTTCGAGACCACTCATCACGGTCCCATGCTGAAGAAGCCGACCCTTTTCATCGAGATCGGCAGCGACAAGACCAATTGGGAGAACCAACGCGCCGCCCAGGTCATTGCCAAGACGCTGTTGGAGGTTGACGTGCAGGAACATCCGATCGCGATCGGGATCGGCGGCGGTCATTACGCCCCCAGGTTCACCGAGATCGCGTTGTCGAAGAAGATATCGTTCGGCCATCTGTTCCCGAACTACGCCATGGAGGGCATGACCGAAGAGAAGTTCAAAGAAACGGTCGTGGCCGCTGCCAATGCCAGTTCGGCGACTTTGGCCTACATCCACAAGAAATCCATGCCCAAGGCGAAGGCCAACCACATCAAGGAGATCGCCGAGTCCTGCGGTCTGAAGGTGGTCGAAAGCGCCGACCTGGAAGACCTCTGA
- a CDS encoding zinc ribbon domain-containing protein, with the protein MKLGGGSDSKGRKLEKRIEKAKRPHSTYQDALLVGVAFCIFAGALFALSAAVSWADIKMSGSTVDHRYFVDLVQLSGNFGLLWILPFGGIALAVSSVAQLSRIIVEGRWKREVAAVTLALALTTSVISIISVFWLQDLIIRPAGNDGTYGPGVFLCVFGAVLAIAGSLTLFADVMRDEEKAELPERWAKSRESKEEKEYVLPPERSKGKGMKCPKCGAQVKSNWDECPICGAELD; encoded by the coding sequence ATGAAGCTAGGTGGGGGCTCCGATTCCAAGGGGAGGAAGCTTGAGAAGAGGATCGAGAAGGCCAAGCGTCCGCACTCGACCTACCAGGACGCCCTGTTGGTGGGCGTCGCCTTCTGCATTTTCGCCGGTGCGCTGTTCGCCCTCTCGGCAGCGGTCAGCTGGGCCGACATCAAGATGTCCGGCTCAACCGTCGATCACCGATACTTCGTGGACCTGGTCCAGCTCTCGGGCAACTTCGGTCTGCTATGGATCCTGCCGTTCGGCGGCATCGCTCTGGCGGTATCCTCGGTAGCCCAGCTCTCCCGCATCATCGTGGAAGGCAGATGGAAACGGGAGGTCGCGGCGGTCACGCTGGCGCTGGCGCTCACAACCTCGGTGATCTCCATCATATCGGTCTTCTGGCTCCAGGACCTGATCATAAGGCCGGCCGGGAACGACGGGACGTATGGACCGGGAGTGTTCCTCTGCGTCTTCGGGGCGGTGCTGGCCATCGCCGGTTCACTGACGCTCTTCGCCGACGTCATGAGGGATGAGGAAAAGGCCGAACTCCCGGAACGGTGGGCCAAAAGCAGGGAGTCGAAAGAAGAGAAAGAGTACGTCCTGCCCCCGGAAAGATCGAAGGGCAAGGGGATGAAATGCCCCAAGTGCGGCGCCCAGGTCAAATCCAATTGGGATGAGTGCCCGATCTGCGGGGCAGAACTGGACTGA